Genomic segment of Malus domestica chromosome 15, GDT2T_hap1:
TTTTAATCTAGCTAGCCTAAGTTCAGCaacttatttttttcaaaagttcAAATTAAAAAGAGAATTCCTAAGTTAGAAAACTATTAGATCCTAGCTTTATTTATACTACAGGATCTCAAACCTTGTGGTTTACCTCCGGTTGCACGCCTATACTCGTGTTTCGATGAACGCAGTGGGATGGTGAACCAATTTTGTTCAAACCAAATCGTACGATTGAAACAGCGTTACAATCCTTTATTATATTCATGACGATGTTAGGACGCAAGCCAAGTTCAATCCTGAAATATACAAAGGTTTCACCGAGGTATCAAAATCTTAATGTAATTAGGGTAATTTGATAATCAACTTGATTTCTGTTTCTATTATACTTCACTAATTCCTAATCTATCAAGCACCGGTCAATTTCATACTTTCAAGGACCTTCTGAAGAACTCGTGGTGAGGTACCCCTGCTGAAGCATTAGAGTTTCTCTCCAACCATGAGACTAATCACAACGGGACACATGTTAACGTCCAAATAAAGCTCCTAAAGTCCCCAATCGACCACGAACGAAAGCGAGCAACTCTTCTCAACAATAAAGGTAGACCATTCTCCTACAATGAGTCCCTAATGTCATTATTACCTTAAACTCATCAATAGAACTCACCAATAATGATTatacttgaacctatgtattgtgtaaactcttcactattaatgagaactcctctacccGTGGACGTAGGCCAACttatgaaccacgtacatcttgtgtttgctttcctagctccatctctttacatattatcCTCACTAGGTGATTGGAGTAACCTTGCAAAGgccacaaacttgacactttacaTTGTTCTAAAGTCTCACTGATTTTTTACATCAACAATTTCAATTTGGTTTCAATTCCCGATTTAAGTGCATAAGTAAACAAGTATATATGAAATCAACCACACTTCTActcactattctaaaaatctttgcctagcgccgcctaggcccAGCTTAGAGGCTAGGCAGTTGGTCACCGctccgattaatgcctaggcgtttgaaCGTTAAGAAATGGCACCTAAACCTATTGAGGCGCCCGCCTATACTGCGTAGGCACCCACCAAACCCGCCTAGGTTGCGACTtacttagacaaaaaataaataactttcattttgattttattttttttcagtaaATTGTAAAAGACCTATTGGATACTTAAATggacacacattatatgcttgtttctcatgttttcattatattctaatacttcataataaatgtcattctattttgtaatttataatttaattacatatattttatgtagaaaaacacttatttacacgaaatataataatttatttaaatccgCCTAGCGGCTTAGGCGCTAGGCTCCATCCCGCCACCCGACTAGCACTTAGCGCCTTTTAGAACCTTACTTCTACTACAATTCTAGATAACTTAGACCCCATTTGGTATTgcttttttcaccaaaagctgcttcactttaaagttaagcagtaaaaaagtgtttggtaaaagtaaaatatcctgcttattttaaaaataatgttCTTCGGACAACAACTTTTAAAAGCAGCTTGTAGATTGCTTTTTAGAGTTGCTTTAATAAAAAGCTGACTTGAGcctttaataaatattttcaattattGTAATACCTTCATTAATCTTTTGAAAACAACAAATTTACTCTTCTACACACATTTTATCTCTTAGAGAATAAAGTGACTGCTACAACCTCAGACCATGATTGTTGTCACTGCACCACCAAACCCACAACCTCCACTACTGTAACCACAAAAACAACCGCCATTACACCATTGTCACCACCATCATTACCACCACCGCCACCTCCACCACCACAACCGCAACCCCCACCATTGTCACTGCAACCACAACCTCCATTATCACTATTGTCACCACCATCATTTCCACCACCGTCACCACCATAACAGCAACCGCCACTATTGCCACCGCAACCGCCACTGTCACAATTGTTACCTCTGCACCCCAACCACAATATCTCACTATTAGCACCACCACGGCaaccgccaccgccaccaccatTACCACCATAGTCCTTGCCACTACTGTCATCGCACCACTCCTATTACTTATCATTGCATACAATTAATTATATCAATTTTACATTAAATTTTACCAAACGCTCTTACACTACTTTTTAAACTCACATCACTTTTAAAATACGGTTAACCAAACGCTTATCTGTCTTACTTTACATCTGATTATTCTCAAAATATAGCATaatcaatttttgtaaaaaGCACACCCCTACCAATATTGTTACCTCTGCACCCCAACCACCATATCCCACTATAATTAGCACCACCACTGCACGTCCACCATTTATGCTACCATCACCACCATTGCAACCACTACCCCCACCACCATTACCACCATTATCCCCGCTGCTACTGTTGTCGCACCCACTCCTACTACTATGTCCATTCTGTCATTGTATGCAACTAATTATATCACCTTTACATTAAATTTTACCAAATGCTTTTATACTGCTTTTTAAACTCACAACACTTTCAAGTTACATTTAACCAAACGCTCATCTTCTTTACTTTACCGCTGATTGTTCTTAAACTGCAAAAATCATTTCTGTAAAAAACACAACAATCACAAACTGAAGTTGAATGTACCATCGGCAATGTCGGCATCGATTAGTAGAGGAGGCTTAGGACAAAACTTAGTACCATTTTTGGATGCCTACTGATGCTGGGTGTGGGTTTTATTGGGGGCAGAGCAATCAGGGCCCCAACTAGAACCGGCCTTGTCCctatcaattatttttttttttaaatgttgctTTAATTTCCCTCTAAAATAAGAATTAAAACCTAGCATTTTCAAAGCCGTGCAAGTCGCCAACTCTATTAAGCGATTTCTTCATCATAGCCACCTTAGCCAGCTTCTCAGCCGCTCTCCAAGCCGAAGTCGGT
This window contains:
- the LOC114821428 gene encoding uncharacterized protein, which produces MPTLPMNGHSSRSGCDNSSSGDNGGNGGGGSGCNGGDGSINGGRAVVVLIIVGYGGWGAEEWCDDSSGKDYGGNGGGGGGCRGGANSEILWLGCRGNNCDSGGCGGNSGGCCYGGDGGGNDGGDNSDNGGCGCSDNGGGCGCGGGGGGGGNDGGDNGVMAVVFVVTVVEVVGLVVQ